One window of the Methylocystis parvus OBBP genome contains the following:
- a CDS encoding LptF/LptG family permease, whose translation MPRLLYNYLFKRVGFNVLVVQLALSVPVVLSYLLYQLPPAAVRGGLVFPALIGVTPTVAFVTLPMAVGVATALEFSRMASEGMIAVLYALRLSAWSICRPALSLAAGLVLLGYLLANVIAPHYTSGMQDVLNVINNSLNHRMLDAAHFYTFSNGVKTLYIERWITPDIAANLFVRQISIEKMEEETITAARAEFRRNEAGVIVALSNGSIQTRSITSNEVRIANFDEYAMALPMQGSGSLPQRTWRGVYELPAGAFLSSWTLARLDHRQAGEWMAEAAKRFGVPILAVAHTLLAMALTLTFGNITGRRGAAGSLTIIAIPATHIGFLVALESLLRISGWFALLLLAAVLAEILISAWMIARVNYSPKAKRLDAEIPSSVSYAPVA comes from the coding sequence ATGCCCCGCCTCCTTTACAACTATCTTTTCAAACGCGTCGGCTTCAACGTCCTCGTCGTGCAGCTTGCGCTGTCGGTGCCAGTCGTTCTTTCCTATCTGCTCTACCAGTTGCCGCCTGCCGCCGTGCGCGGCGGCCTCGTATTCCCGGCGCTTATCGGCGTCACGCCGACCGTCGCCTTCGTGACGCTCCCCATGGCCGTCGGCGTCGCGACCGCGCTCGAATTTTCGCGCATGGCGAGCGAAGGCATGATCGCCGTCCTCTACGCCTTGCGGCTTTCCGCATGGTCGATCTGCCGGCCGGCGCTGTCGCTCGCCGCCGGCCTCGTTCTGCTCGGCTATCTGCTCGCGAACGTCATCGCGCCACATTACACGAGCGGCATGCAGGACGTTCTGAACGTCATCAACAACTCGCTCAATCACCGCATGCTGGATGCGGCGCATTTCTATACCTTCTCCAACGGCGTGAAGACTCTTTACATCGAGCGCTGGATCACGCCGGACATCGCCGCCAATCTCTTCGTGCGGCAGATCTCCATCGAGAAGATGGAGGAGGAGACGATCACGGCGGCCCGCGCCGAGTTCCGCCGAAACGAGGCGGGCGTGATCGTCGCGCTCTCCAATGGCAGCATCCAGACCCGGTCGATCACGAGCAACGAGGTCCGCATCGCCAATTTCGACGAATACGCCATGGCGCTGCCCATGCAGGGCAGCGGCTCGCTGCCCCAACGCACGTGGAGGGGCGTCTATGAGCTTCCGGCCGGCGCGTTCCTGTCGAGCTGGACGCTCGCCAGGCTCGACCACCGCCAGGCGGGCGAATGGATGGCGGAGGCTGCAAAGCGCTTCGGCGTGCCGATCCTCGCTGTCGCCCACACGCTTCTCGCGATGGCGCTGACGCTCACATTCGGCAACATCACCGGAAGGCGCGGCGCGGCGGGAAGCCTGACGATCATCGCGATTCCCGCGACGCATATCGGCTTTCTCGTCGCGCTCGAATCGTTGCTGCGGATCAGCGGCTGGTTCGCCTTGCTGCTGCTCGCCGCCGTCCTGGCCGAAATCCTGATCTCGGCCTGGATGATCGCCCGGGTGAACTACAGCCCGAAAGCGAAGCGGCTGGACGCCGAAATCCCCTCGTCCGTCTCCTACGCGCCGGTCGCCTGA
- a CDS encoding ABC transporter ATP-binding protein, producing the protein MSSEPAIRCTGIGKAFQLYAHQNDQLKQILFGLWKKFYKEKWVLHDMTFTVEKGERVGIIGRNGAGKTTLLQIICGITMPTKGEFKVQGRIAPILALGSGFDGLLTGRENARIGAAILGLSKKEVDARIEDIAAFADVGPFFEQPMRTYSMGMIARVAFAICAHADANVLIVDEALSVGDQIFQHKCERYIEDFAHNGTILMVSHDLDFLEKLCDRVLWLENGVVKEIGEPARIIADYRAAMDAEENQATGA; encoded by the coding sequence ATGTCATCTGAGCCCGCCATCCGCTGTACGGGCATTGGAAAAGCTTTCCAGCTCTATGCGCATCAGAACGATCAGCTAAAGCAGATCCTCTTCGGCCTGTGGAAGAAATTCTACAAGGAGAAGTGGGTGCTGCACGACATGACCTTCACGGTGGAGAAGGGCGAGCGCGTCGGCATCATCGGTCGCAACGGGGCCGGCAAGACGACGCTGCTGCAGATCATCTGCGGCATCACCATGCCGACCAAGGGCGAGTTCAAGGTGCAGGGCCGCATCGCGCCGATCCTGGCGCTGGGCTCCGGCTTCGACGGTCTGCTGACGGGGCGCGAGAACGCCCGCATCGGCGCGGCGATTCTCGGACTGTCCAAGAAGGAGGTCGACGCCCGCATCGAGGACATAGCCGCCTTCGCCGACGTCGGTCCCTTCTTCGAGCAGCCCATGCGAACCTATTCGATGGGCATGATTGCGCGCGTCGCCTTCGCGATTTGCGCCCATGCCGACGCAAATGTGCTGATCGTCGACGAGGCGCTCTCCGTCGGAGATCAGATTTTCCAGCACAAGTGCGAAAGATATATCGAGGATTTCGCCCATAACGGAACGATCCTGATGGTCTCGCACGATCTCGATTTCCTCGAGAAGCTTTGCGACCGTGTGCTTTGGCTGGAAAACGGAGTGGTGAAGGAGATCGGCGAACCCGCCCGCATCATCGCCGATTATCGAGCGGCGATGGACGCCGAGGAAAATCAGGCGACCGGCGCGTAG